Proteins encoded together in one Impatiens glandulifera chromosome 1, dImpGla2.1, whole genome shotgun sequence window:
- the LOC124919675 gene encoding beta-1,4-xylosyltransferase IRX14-like: protein MKMSALQQSYLNPRRTNSFRASTPLDSSSDAVLKSPAAIFWLILHALCCLISLVLGYRFSHLVFFLLFSTSSINHLYISSPFRTASDIAGALTTTRTNTGSPANTTGIPSSRVVVGRHGILIRPWPHPDPVEVMKAHRIIERVQREQRLQFGIKNPKTVIAISPTYVRTFQALHLTGVMHSLMNVPYDVIWIVVEAGGPTNETASLISKSGLRIIHVGFNTKMPISWEDRHRVEADMRVHALRIVKQDRLDGIVMFADDSNMHSLELFDEIQKVKWIGAVSVGILLHSSDPDEVLNATSRVNEEEEGNRDMPVLGPACNSSESLVGWHTLNWLPYTRVSNYVGERGVVLPRKLEWAGFVLNSRLVWKEAEDKPEWVNDLDDIAVNGKDMESPLALVKDQSVVEPLGSCGRKILLWWLRVEARADSKFPASWIIDPPLEVTVMARNTPWPDAPPELPSTERAIGMDENKEEEKQASKTRSRSRSRRSSRRKRKHEAETTTDTTTRVAERRHPGEK, encoded by the exons ATGAAGATGTCGGCGTTGCAGCAGAGCTACCTCAATCCGCGGAGGACCAACAGTTTTAGAGCCTCAACTCCTCTCGATTCTTCTTCTGACGCCGTTCTCAAATCTCCAGCCGCTATATTCTGGTTAATCCTCCATGCTCTATGCTGTCTCATCAGCCTCGTCCTTGGATACCGATTCTCTCATCTTGTCTTTTTTCTCCTCTTCTCAACTTCCTCAATCAACCATCTCTACATCTCCTCTCCTTTCCGAACAGCTTCCGACATCGCTGGAGCATTAACCACTACTCGGACAAATACCGGATCTCCAGCCAACACAACAGGGATTCCCAGCAGCAGAGTTGTCGTCGGTAGGCATGGAATTTTGATCCGACCTTGGCCTCATCCAGATCCAGTCGAAGTCATGAAGGCTCATCGTATAATCGAGAGAGTTCAGAGGGAGCAGAGGCTACAATTCGGTATTAAAAACCCCAAAACTGTCATAGCCATCTCCCCAACGTATGTAAGGACTTTCCAGGCTCTACATCTCACTGGTGTaatgcattccttgatgaatGTACCGTATGATGTTATATGGATAGTTGTCGAAGCCGGTGGACCTACCAACGAGACTGCTTCACTGATTTCCAAGTCGGGACTTAGAATTATCCATGTTGGATTCAACACGAAGATGCCAATTTCATGGGAGGATCGACATAGGGTGGAGGCGGATATGCGAGTACATGCCCTCAG AATTGTGAAACAAGATAGGCTAGACGGGATTGTGATGTTTGCTGATGATAGTAATATGCATAGCTTGGAACTTTTTGATGAGATCCAGAAGGTTAAATGGATTGGTGCTGTATCTGTTGGTATTCTTCTCCATTCGAGTGATCCAGATGAAGTACTAAATGCAACTTCAAGAGTGAACGAGGAAGAGGAGGGAAATCGTGACATGCCTGTACTGGGTCCAGCTTGTAACTCGTCTGAATCTTTGGTGGGATGGCACACTCTCAATTGGCTCCCTTACACAAGAGTTTCTAATTATGTTGGTGAAAGGGGAGTTGTACTTCCCAGGAAGCTGGAATGGGCAGGCTTTGTTCTAAATTCGAGATTGGTTTGGAAAGAAGCAGAAGATAAACCAGAGTGGGTCAATGATCTAGATGACATAGCAGTGAACGGAAAGGACATGGAGAGCCCCTTGGCTCTGGTGAAGGATCAATCAGTGGTGGAACCCCTTGGGAGCTGCGGGCGCAAGATTTTGCTATGGTGGCTTCGGGTTGAAGCTCGCGCAGACAGCAAGTTTCCTGCCAG TTGGATTATTGATCCTCCTTTGGAAGTAACCGTGATGGCAAGAAACACACCATGGCCAGATGCCCCACCCGAACTCCCATCTACTGAACGCGCAATTGGCATGGACGAAAACAAAGAGGAGGAGAAACAAGCTTCAAAAACTCGATCTCGAAGTAGATCAAGACGAAGCTCAAGAAGGAAGCGAAAGCACGAAGCAGAAACAACAACAGATACTACTACAAGGGTGGCAGAGAGGAGGCACCCGGGTGAAAAATAA